The proteins below are encoded in one region of Papilio machaon chromosome 27, ilPapMach1.1, whole genome shotgun sequence:
- the LOC106714137 gene encoding spherulin-2A, translating into MASFLPYLLLFPALSLARIDVKIFGLYDGIEKTVVIDFNGSDTSVISDIEEKTFHLDEDTLKMSAQKFFGDTPSDVFLRSPTPFGDLYKTYNWEEVKRTMKPKNGRILNITNEMRTIMSKNFVNTETKPTTFNIGLKKHLENTVSSFWTKNGDLTINKGINYAIYLGNETMTYTSLWGLNTEKSVTTVFGSDDVQISLLPGQSVTTELRAMKLNLAIEMEYTTSLSGSIATNYMQSYKDHHYWALDIEELMSTNGLSNEVTSTETIEVTFYTNPQIIVFDTKTGEKMTDLIM; encoded by the coding sequence ATGGCGTCGTTTCTACCTTACCTGTTGCTGTTTCCCGCGCTGTCACTTGCAAGAATAGATGTCAAAATATTCGGTTTATACGATGGAATCGAGAAGACTGTTGTAATCGATTTTAATGGATCCGATACGAGCGTAATATCAGatattgaagaaaaaacattCCATTTAGACGaagatacattaaaaatgagCGCACAAAAATTCTTCGGTGATACACCAAGCGATGTCTTCTTACGTAGTCCGACACCATTCGGGgatttgtacaaaacatacaaTTGGGAAGAAGTGAAACGAACGATGAAACCTAAGAACGGTAGAATTTTGAACATAACAAACGAAATGCGAACTATAATGAGCAAGAACTTCGTAAACACAGAAACGAAACCGACTACGTTTAATATTGGATTGAAGAAACATTTAGAAAATACCGTTTCATCATTTTGGACTAAAAATGGCGATCTAACAATCAACAAGGGAATAAACTACGCTATATATTTAGGTAATGAAACTATGACATATACTTCTTTATGGGGTTTAAATACAGAGAAATCTGTTACAACTGTTTTCGGTTCTGATGACGTGCAAATTTCATTACTTCCCGGTCAATCAGTGACCACTGAATTGAGAGCTATGAAACTGAACTTGGCCATAGAAATGGAGTACACAACCAGTCTATCAGGATCTATTGCCACGAATTATATGCAAAGTTACAAAGACCATCATTACTGGGCATTGGATATCGAAGAATTAATGTCAACCAATGGTCTTTCAAATGAGGTTACGTCAACAGAAACTATAgaagtaacattttatacaaacccacaaataatagtttttgatACGAAAACCGGAGAAAAAATGACTGATCTAattatgtga